In one Sphingobium sp. MI1205 genomic region, the following are encoded:
- a CDS encoding FecCD family ABC transporter permease has protein sequence MSLHRHPMLIPILAALTIFAALGSITLGAVPLSATRIFAVLTGGGDEVARAILVDLRMPRMLLGVIVGAMLGLAGAALQGYLRNPLAEPSVLGASNAAALGAVCAIYFGLAQMHPAILPIMAIATSLMAITALFLLAGPSESPLTLILAGIAVATLAGAGISLSLNLSPNPFAAMEIMSWLMGSLENRSYAHVWIALPCVLIGGALLFADGRTLDALTLGEEGAQALGADLGKARLRIMLGVAIGVGGAVAVSGAIGFVGLIVPHLVRPLTDRSPSAILLPSLLGGAALLTFADIGVRLIPTSSELKLGVLTALLGVPVFLVHLMRERRLW, from the coding sequence ATGAGCCTGCACCGTCACCCGATGCTGATCCCTATTCTGGCCGCACTGACCATTTTCGCCGCGCTGGGATCGATCACGCTAGGCGCGGTTCCGCTCAGCGCCACGCGCATTTTTGCGGTCCTCACGGGCGGCGGCGACGAGGTTGCTCGCGCGATTCTTGTCGATCTGCGCATGCCGCGTATGCTGCTGGGCGTCATCGTCGGCGCGATGCTCGGGCTGGCTGGGGCCGCCCTGCAGGGTTATCTGCGCAACCCGCTGGCCGAGCCCTCGGTCCTTGGTGCATCCAATGCCGCCGCGCTGGGCGCTGTCTGCGCCATATATTTCGGTCTGGCGCAGATGCACCCGGCCATATTGCCTATCATGGCAATCGCCACCAGCCTGATGGCGATCACCGCGCTTTTCCTGCTCGCGGGGCCATCTGAAAGCCCGCTGACGCTGATCCTCGCGGGTATCGCCGTCGCCACGCTGGCGGGGGCTGGTATCAGCCTGTCGCTCAACCTCTCACCTAACCCGTTCGCGGCGATGGAGATTATGAGCTGGTTGATGGGCAGCCTTGAAAACCGCAGCTATGCCCATGTTTGGATCGCGCTGCCCTGCGTCCTCATCGGTGGCGCGCTCCTGTTCGCCGATGGCCGCACGCTCGATGCGCTGACGCTGGGCGAGGAGGGCGCGCAGGCGCTGGGCGCTGACCTTGGCAAGGCGCGGCTGCGCATCATGCTGGGCGTCGCCATCGGCGTGGGTGGGGCGGTTGCGGTTTCCGGCGCGATCGGTTTCGTCGGCCTGATCGTGCCGCATCTGGTTCGTCCGCTGACCGACCGTTCGCCTTCGGCGATCCTGCTCCCTTCGCTGCTCGGGGGGGCGGCGCTGCTCACCTTCGCCGACATTGGTGTCCGGCTGATCCCGACCAGCAGCGAATTGAAGCTCGGCGTGCTCACCGCGTTGCTTGGCGTGCCGGTCTTTCTGGTCCACCTGATGCGGGAGCGGCGGCTATGGTGA
- a CDS encoding penicillin-binding protein activator codes for MTETDASRQANMFAAMKRGARMIFAASALLVAACQSVVPRGAGPAPVDPAPSGPDVTQGLPTDTMRHRVALLVPLSGPNAGVGQSIANATTLALLDTKADRVRITTYDTGMGAAAAVNKALAEGNRLILGPLLAEDARIIGPIAARANVPVISFSNDVSVAGNGVYIMGYNPNQSIDRVVEFAKAKGLSKFAALIPKGTYGERSGTSLLRAVEAEGGTVVSMQTFDRTPASMTAAVKKLQASSSYDALLIADSGRVAMQLAPIVRKNGGATARLLGTELWNTDRGLASVPALRGAWFATVSDGLYGQLANKYRARYGSAPFRLSALGYDAVLLTVRIARDWKPGTTFPAARLRDSGGFSGIDGAFRFGRNGVAERALEVSEISTGTYTVVAAAPKAFGE; via the coding sequence ATGACAGAGACGGATGCCTCCCGGCAAGCGAACATGTTCGCGGCCATGAAGCGCGGCGCGCGCATGATATTCGCGGCCAGCGCATTGCTGGTCGCTGCCTGTCAGTCGGTCGTTCCACGGGGCGCGGGCCCTGCACCTGTCGATCCCGCACCCAGCGGTCCCGATGTGACCCAAGGACTGCCCACCGACACGATGCGCCATCGCGTGGCGCTGCTGGTGCCATTGAGCGGTCCCAACGCTGGCGTGGGTCAGTCGATCGCCAATGCGACCACGCTGGCGCTGCTGGATACCAAGGCGGATCGGGTACGGATCACCACCTATGACACCGGCATGGGCGCGGCGGCGGCCGTCAACAAGGCCCTGGCCGAAGGCAACCGGCTGATCCTTGGCCCTTTATTGGCCGAAGATGCGCGGATCATCGGCCCGATCGCGGCGCGTGCCAACGTGCCGGTCATCAGCTTTTCCAACGATGTCAGCGTTGCCGGGAACGGCGTCTACATCATGGGCTACAATCCCAACCAGTCGATCGATCGGGTCGTCGAATTCGCAAAAGCCAAGGGACTTTCGAAATTCGCGGCGTTGATACCCAAGGGCACCTATGGCGAGCGGTCGGGCACGTCCCTGCTCCGGGCGGTAGAGGCAGAAGGCGGGACGGTCGTGTCTATGCAGACATTCGACCGGACGCCTGCGTCCATGACGGCCGCGGTCAAGAAATTGCAGGCGTCGTCCAGCTATGACGCGCTGCTGATCGCAGACAGCGGCCGGGTCGCTATGCAGCTGGCCCCGATCGTGCGAAAAAATGGCGGGGCCACCGCACGCCTGCTGGGGACGGAATTGTGGAATACGGACAGGGGGCTGGCATCCGTCCCGGCACTGCGCGGCGCGTGGTTCGCCACTGTTTCCGACGGACTCTATGGCCAGCTGGCGAACAAATATCGCGCACGCTATGGCAGCGCACCGTTCCGCCTGTCGGCACTGGGCTATGACGCCGTGCTGTTGACCGTGCGGATCGCGCGCGACTGGAAGCCTGGGACGACTTTCCCGGCCGCCAGGCTCCGCGATTCGGGCGGCTTTTCCGGCATCGACGGCGCATTCCGCTTCGGCCGGAATGGCGTGGCGGAACGCGCGCTGGAAGTATCGGAAATCAGCACGGGCACCTATACGGTAGTGGCAGCCGCTCCCAAGGCTTTTGGGGAGTAA
- the gshB gene encoding glutathione synthase, with protein MTDLNPLTVAVQMDPMEGINIKGDSTFHIMLAGQARGHRLYHYLAPDLTYRDGRILAKARPVKVQKVDGDHFAFGASELLDLGRDVDVVLMRQDPPFDLSYITATHLLERVQDETLVVNDPASVRNAPEKLFVLDYARFMPPTMITRDLAEVKSFLAEHGEVVVKPLYGNAGNAVFHVGQSGANLSALVELFNASWVEPFMVQAFIPGVAQGDKRIVLIDGEIAGAINRIPGAGEIRSNLAVGGSAAKTELTDRELEICAAMGPELKRRGLLFVGIDVIGGEWLTEINVTSPTGIVSIDAFNGTDTGGMIWDAIDARLAARAAA; from the coding sequence ATGACCGATCTCAACCCCCTGACCGTCGCTGTGCAGATGGACCCGATGGAAGGGATCAATATCAAGGGCGATTCGACCTTCCACATCATGCTGGCGGGGCAGGCGAGGGGGCATCGCCTCTACCATTATCTCGCGCCCGACCTCACCTATCGCGACGGTCGCATCCTGGCGAAGGCCCGTCCCGTCAAGGTGCAGAAGGTGGACGGCGATCATTTCGCCTTTGGGGCATCGGAGCTCCTCGACCTTGGTCGCGACGTGGACGTCGTGCTGATGCGACAGGACCCGCCCTTCGATCTCAGCTATATCACTGCCACTCACCTGCTCGAACGTGTGCAGGACGAAACGCTGGTTGTGAACGACCCGGCTTCGGTTCGAAACGCGCCTGAAAAGCTGTTCGTCCTGGACTATGCGCGATTCATGCCGCCGACGATGATCACCCGCGACCTGGCCGAGGTTAAGAGCTTTCTGGCCGAACATGGGGAAGTCGTCGTCAAGCCGCTCTACGGCAATGCGGGCAATGCCGTCTTTCATGTCGGCCAATCCGGCGCAAACCTCTCCGCACTGGTGGAACTGTTCAACGCGTCGTGGGTCGAGCCTTTCATGGTTCAGGCGTTCATTCCGGGCGTCGCGCAAGGCGACAAGCGTATCGTTCTTATCGACGGCGAGATCGCAGGTGCGATCAACCGCATTCCCGGCGCTGGCGAAATACGGTCAAACCTTGCGGTCGGCGGATCGGCTGCCAAGACCGAACTGACCGATCGGGAACTGGAAATCTGTGCAGCCATGGGGCCGGAACTCAAACGTCGCGGCCTGCTGTTCGTCGGCATTGACGTTATAGGGGGTGAGTGGCTCACCGAAATAAACGTGACCTCTCCTACCGGCATCGTCTCGATCGACGCCTTTAATGGCACGGACACCGGCGGCATGATCTGGGACGCCATCGACGCCCGCCTGGCTGCGCGGGCCGCCGCTTGA
- a CDS encoding tyrosine recombinase XerC, which translates to MRDLVEAWRHHLTLDRRRSTHTVRAYMATAERLIAFLEEHRGGPVSAATLATIEQADLRAFLTVRRMDGIGNGSAARELSAVRGFLKFTGGEDARVPLLKGPRVKRGLPRPVSPDEAVALAADIAESAREGWIGARDWAVLLLLYGAGLRIGEAMALTGDVMPLGETLRVTGKRGKTRIVPLLPQVREAIEKYVAACPHPLEQRQPLFRGARGGPLSAAIIRRAVQGARGRLGLSDRTTPHALRHSFATHLLGRGADLRSLQELLGHASLSSTQIYTQVDAAHLLDVYRNAHPRA; encoded by the coding sequence TTGCGAGATCTGGTGGAAGCATGGCGGCATCATCTGACGCTCGACCGCCGACGCTCAACGCATACGGTACGCGCCTATATGGCGACGGCCGAGCGGCTGATCGCGTTTCTTGAAGAGCATCGCGGCGGCCCGGTGAGCGCAGCGACACTGGCGACGATCGAGCAAGCCGACCTTCGCGCTTTTTTGACGGTGCGACGGATGGACGGGATCGGCAATGGGTCTGCGGCGCGGGAGCTATCGGCCGTGCGGGGCTTTCTGAAATTCACTGGCGGCGAAGACGCGCGCGTGCCGTTGCTGAAGGGGCCGAGGGTAAAGCGCGGGTTGCCGCGACCTGTGTCACCCGACGAAGCGGTCGCGCTGGCCGCGGATATTGCGGAATCCGCGCGAGAAGGGTGGATCGGCGCACGCGACTGGGCGGTGCTGCTGTTGTTGTACGGCGCTGGATTGCGGATTGGTGAGGCGATGGCGCTGACCGGCGACGTCATGCCGCTAGGCGAAACGCTGCGCGTGACGGGCAAGCGGGGGAAAACGCGGATCGTGCCGCTGCTGCCGCAGGTGCGGGAAGCCATCGAAAAATATGTTGCGGCATGCCCCCATCCGCTGGAGCAGCGCCAGCCACTGTTCCGTGGCGCGCGGGGCGGGCCATTGTCGGCTGCGATCATCCGGCGGGCAGTGCAGGGCGCCCGGGGCAGGCTGGGACTGTCGGATCGAACGACCCCCCACGCGCTGCGACACAGTTTCGCGACGCATCTGCTCGGACGCGGGGCGGACTTACGCTCGCTTCAGGAACTGCTGGGGCATGCCAGCCTGTCGTCCACGCAAATTTATACCCAGGTGGATGCGGCACATCTGCTGGACGTGTATCGGAACGCACATCCGCGCGCCTGA
- a CDS encoding ABC transporter ATP-binding protein: MVTIRAESLSVRLGRHAAVTAVTMTLEPGQLVGIIGPNGAGKSTLIRALLGLVRAKSGEVWIDESPIASLSRKDVARRVAYLPQGQTLHWPLLVERLVALGRMPHLGPLSHLSDQDEAIVDAALTRADVLHLKGRIATELSGGERARVLLARALAVGAPALIADEPLAALDPGHQLDVMDLLKAEASAGSLVVTVLHDLGMAARYCDRLLLMDKGRLVADGKPMAVLTEQSLAEVYGISACIEPDGEWPLILPTGRIRG, from the coding sequence ATGGTGACCATCCGGGCCGAAAGCCTGTCCGTCCGCCTTGGGCGTCATGCCGCCGTAACCGCCGTTACCATGACGCTGGAGCCGGGCCAGCTGGTCGGCATCATCGGTCCCAATGGCGCGGGCAAATCGACGCTGATCCGTGCCCTGCTGGGCCTTGTCCGTGCGAAAAGCGGCGAGGTCTGGATTGATGAGAGTCCGATCGCCAGCCTCAGTCGCAAGGATGTGGCGCGTCGGGTAGCCTATCTGCCGCAGGGCCAGACGCTGCATTGGCCGTTATTGGTGGAACGGCTGGTGGCGCTCGGCCGGATGCCGCATCTGGGGCCACTGTCCCACCTGTCAGATCAGGATGAGGCCATTGTCGATGCCGCGCTCACCCGCGCCGATGTTCTGCATTTGAAGGGCCGAATCGCGACGGAACTGTCGGGTGGCGAGCGCGCCCGCGTCCTGCTGGCCCGCGCGCTGGCGGTGGGCGCTCCCGCGCTGATCGCCGACGAACCGCTCGCCGCGCTGGATCCGGGGCATCAGCTTGATGTGATGGACTTGCTCAAGGCCGAAGCGAGCGCCGGGTCGTTGGTGGTGACTGTGCTGCACGACCTGGGCATGGCGGCGCGCTATTGCGACCGGTTGCTGCTGATGGACAAGGGCAGGCTGGTCGCTGATGGCAAGCCGATGGCGGTGCTGACCGAACAAAGCCTTGCTGAGGTCTACGGCATATCGGCTTGCATCGAGCCTGATGGCGAATGGCCTCTGATCCTGCCGACGGGGCGAATCAGAGGCTAA
- a CDS encoding DedA family protein, giving the protein MTDWVLHLIDAGGYWGIFALMVIENVFPPIPSELIMGIGGIRVGQGRMSMEWLLLAGTLGTTVGNYFWYLVGHVLGFHRLKPLVDRYGRWATLEWRDVEALDHIFGKYGQIVVFVFRFLPAFRTMISLPAGLFRMGHFKFLAWTAGGALIWNIILAYAGFLLGQNFRDIDKYVGPVATACVVGAIALYLWRLATWKPRG; this is encoded by the coding sequence GTGACCGACTGGGTTCTCCACCTGATCGACGCGGGCGGCTATTGGGGTATTTTTGCCCTGATGGTGATAGAAAATGTCTTTCCGCCGATACCATCGGAACTGATCATGGGGATTGGCGGCATCCGGGTTGGGCAAGGCCGGATGTCGATGGAGTGGCTGCTGCTGGCGGGGACGCTCGGCACGACCGTCGGCAATTATTTCTGGTATCTGGTGGGTCATGTCCTGGGATTTCATCGCTTGAAGCCATTGGTCGATCGTTATGGCCGTTGGGCGACACTGGAATGGAGGGATGTGGAGGCGCTGGACCATATATTCGGGAAATATGGCCAGATCGTCGTCTTCGTCTTCCGCTTCCTGCCCGCCTTCCGCACCATGATTTCGCTGCCGGCAGGGCTGTTCCGCATGGGCCATTTCAAGTTTTTGGCCTGGACGGCGGGTGGGGCGCTGATCTGGAATATCATCCTGGCCTATGCGGGATTTCTTCTGGGCCAGAATTTCCGCGACATTGACAAATATGTGGGGCCAGTTGCGACCGCCTGCGTTGTAGGAGCAATCGCCCTTTACCTCTGGCGTCTTGCCACGTGGAAGCCCAGGGGCTGA
- the nadC gene encoding carboxylating nicotinate-nucleotide diphosphorylase yields MTFTLPGFDLDAFIASTLAEDLGPEGRDVTSEAVIPQDAIFDGVMDSRDAVTLAGLPIAAAFFRALDADVEIELLQQDGDRVGPGTDIMRIRGKARAMLTAERSALNTVQHLTGIATMTRAYVDAIMGTGATLLDTRKTIPGLRVLEKYATRMGGATNHRMGLWDAAMIKDNHVAVAGSVEEAVHRAAAAGIERIIVEVDRVDQIEPALAAGATHLLLDNMDAPTLRGAVTLVGGRVPTEASGGVTLQTIRAKAETGVTFISVGRLTQSAPAADIGLDFAFA; encoded by the coding sequence ATGACTTTTACGCTCCCCGGCTTCGATCTCGACGCCTTCATCGCTTCCACGCTCGCAGAGGATCTTGGTCCGGAAGGTCGCGACGTCACCAGCGAAGCGGTGATTCCGCAGGATGCGATCTTCGACGGGGTCATGGACAGTCGCGACGCTGTAACGCTCGCCGGGCTTCCGATTGCCGCCGCTTTTTTCCGCGCGCTCGATGCGGATGTGGAGATTGAACTGCTCCAGCAGGATGGCGACCGCGTGGGACCAGGCACTGACATCATGCGCATTCGGGGCAAGGCGCGCGCGATGCTGACGGCGGAGCGATCCGCCCTCAACACCGTCCAGCATCTGACCGGCATTGCCACCATGACGCGCGCTTATGTGGACGCGATCATGGGCACCGGCGCTACGCTGCTTGATACCCGCAAGACTATTCCCGGGCTTCGCGTGCTGGAGAAATATGCCACGCGTATGGGCGGCGCGACCAACCATCGCATGGGGCTGTGGGACGCGGCGATGATCAAGGACAATCACGTCGCCGTCGCGGGATCCGTTGAGGAGGCAGTCCACCGCGCCGCTGCGGCGGGGATCGAGCGGATCATCGTGGAGGTCGATCGCGTCGATCAGATCGAGCCCGCGCTTGCGGCCGGGGCGACCCACCTGCTGCTCGATAATATGGATGCACCCACATTGCGCGGCGCGGTCACGCTGGTCGGGGGGCGCGTTCCTACCGAAGCATCTGGCGGCGTCACGCTCCAGACGATCCGCGCGAAGGCGGAAACCGGCGTCACCTTTATCAGCGTGGGACGGCTGACCCAGTCCGCCCCCGCCGCCGATATCGGCCTGGACTTTGCCTTTGCTTGA
- a CDS encoding MBL fold metallo-hydrolase: protein MASASDTADMPTGALLQISPLVGRVLAPNPSPFTYTGTQTYLVGGSDLAVVDPGPDDADHLAALIAAVGDRPVRAILCTHTHRDHSPAAAPLSARTGAPVIGCAPLALEDDGPRADAAFDIHYSPDSIMADGDRLAGEGWTLEAVATPGHTSNHLCFALVEENALFTGDHVMGWSTSVISPPDGDMADYMRSMQRLLDREDAVYYPAHGEAVKNPRRLVRGMMGHRKQREGQIVRFLERNGASEVPEMVAEMYRGVDARLHPAAGRSVLAHLIDLGGRGVATAMADGRWRLC, encoded by the coding sequence ATGGCCTCCGCTTCCGACACAGCCGACATGCCCACTGGCGCATTGCTGCAGATTTCACCGCTGGTAGGCCGCGTGCTGGCGCCCAACCCATCGCCCTTTACCTATACCGGCACGCAAACGTACCTCGTAGGCGGCAGCGATCTCGCCGTCGTCGATCCCGGCCCGGACGATGCGGATCATCTTGCCGCGCTGATTGCCGCCGTAGGCGACCGCCCGGTGCGCGCGATCCTTTGTACCCACACGCATCGTGACCACAGTCCTGCGGCAGCGCCGCTCTCTGCCAGGACAGGCGCGCCGGTCATTGGTTGCGCTCCGTTGGCGTTGGAGGATGACGGGCCGCGCGCCGACGCTGCGTTCGACATCCACTACAGCCCCGACAGCATAATGGCCGATGGGGATCGGTTGGCCGGGGAGGGCTGGACGCTGGAAGCTGTCGCCACGCCCGGCCATACCTCGAACCATCTCTGTTTCGCCCTGGTTGAGGAGAACGCGCTCTTTACGGGCGATCATGTCATGGGCTGGTCCACCAGCGTCATCTCGCCCCCGGATGGCGACATGGCTGACTATATGCGCTCGATGCAGCGCCTGCTCGATCGAGAAGACGCGGTCTATTATCCTGCCCATGGCGAGGCGGTCAAAAATCCCCGGCGGCTGGTGCGCGGCATGATGGGACACCGCAAGCAGCGTGAGGGTCAGATCGTGCGCTTCCTGGAGCGTAATGGTGCATCGGAAGTCCCCGAGATGGTGGCCGAAATGTATCGGGGCGTGGATGCGCGGTTGCATCCTGCTGCGGGCCGTTCGGTGCTGGCGCATCTCATCGACCTTGGCGGGCGAGGTGTCGCTACCGCCATGGCGGATGGCCGCTGGCGGCTATGCTAG
- a CDS encoding YraN family protein — protein MRRQQAERRGRQAERIAGWWLRLKGWQIVGRRLRTPAGEVDLVARRGAMLAFVEVKARASGADLDLAIDERRLSRVAAAAEMLFYDLAKPGDDMRIDVILLAPGRAPRHLANVWHGG, from the coding sequence GTGAGGCGTCAGCAGGCCGAGAGGCGCGGGCGACAGGCGGAGCGCATCGCGGGCTGGTGGTTGCGCCTGAAGGGCTGGCAGATCGTCGGCCGCCGTTTGCGCACTCCAGCGGGCGAGGTTGATCTGGTCGCCCGGCGCGGCGCGATGCTTGCCTTTGTCGAGGTGAAGGCCCGTGCAAGCGGCGCCGATCTGGACCTTGCCATCGACGAGCGCCGCCTGTCGCGCGTCGCTGCGGCGGCAGAAATGCTGTTCTACGATCTTGCGAAGCCCGGTGATGATATGCGGATCGATGTGATCCTCCTTGCACCGGGGCGCGCGCCGCGCCATCTGGCGAATGTCTGGCATGGGGGGTGA
- a CDS encoding ABC transporter substrate-binding protein — translation MRGKMVIAALCALGLTGAASPAPRRIVSLNTCADQYVLALADPEQIAALSPYGHDPELSAAVARARKFRVLRRPAEEVLAIRPDLLIGFPDGAGGVVGAPSGQWRRLGLPSADSFATIRAQIREVATAVGHPERGETLIRAMERDLAALPPVPRGGVAAYYQRRGYMTGTGTLVDELIRRAGLTNLAARLGKPALAQVPLEQMIAARPDWLIVESGSEKIVDQGTEMLHHPALRSIPRIRLPQAWTVCGGPAYVKAARSIVAQLRDARHRAKAQVNATPGR, via the coding sequence ATGCGCGGAAAAATGGTGATCGCGGCGCTCTGTGCGCTTGGCTTGACGGGAGCGGCATCCCCCGCTCCCCGGCGAATCGTGTCGCTCAACACCTGCGCCGATCAATATGTGCTGGCGCTCGCCGATCCCGAACAGATCGCGGCGCTCAGTCCCTATGGACATGATCCGGAACTGTCGGCCGCCGTGGCGCGGGCACGCAAGTTTCGCGTCCTTCGGCGTCCCGCGGAGGAAGTGCTGGCGATCCGGCCCGACCTGTTGATCGGCTTTCCCGATGGCGCTGGCGGCGTCGTAGGTGCGCCGTCGGGGCAATGGCGCAGGCTGGGCCTGCCGAGCGCGGACAGTTTCGCGACCATACGGGCGCAAATCCGCGAGGTGGCGACCGCCGTGGGTCATCCCGAGCGCGGCGAAACCCTTATCCGCGCCATGGAGCGCGACCTTGCCGCCCTGCCCCCCGTCCCGCGCGGCGGCGTGGCTGCCTATTACCAGCGGCGCGGGTACATGACCGGTACGGGCACGCTGGTCGATGAGTTGATCCGCCGCGCCGGGCTGACCAATCTTGCCGCCAGGCTGGGCAAGCCAGCGCTGGCCCAGGTGCCGCTGGAGCAGATGATCGCGGCCAGACCAGACTGGCTGATCGTGGAAAGCGGCAGCGAGAAGATCGTCGATCAAGGGACGGAGATGCTGCACCATCCCGCCCTGCGCTCGATCCCACGCATCCGCCTGCCGCAGGCGTGGACGGTGTGCGGCGGGCCTGCCTATGTGAAGGCGGCACGCAGCATCGTGGCGCAGCTTCGCGACGCCAGGCACAGGGCCAAGGCGCAGGTCAACGCTACGCCCGGACGCTGA
- the rsmI gene encoding 16S rRNA (cytidine(1402)-2'-O)-methyltransferase, whose translation METQSSGLEPGLYIVAGPIGNLGDLSPRAAEVLRLADVIAVEDTRVSARLLRHAGSDRPMIPYHDHSAEGVRARLIERMAGESVALLSDAGTPLISDPGYKLVRDARAAGRTITTLPGPSAVIAALTLSGLPTDRFLFMGFLPAKQKARADALGEVAALRATLIFYESGPRLSESLAAMAEHLGDRDAAVSREISKTFEETRTGTLSELSARYADAPPKGEIVVIVGPPGEAPPASAEDADAALLEAMERLPVSKAAGEVAKKLGLDRRALYTRAMELKG comes from the coding sequence ATGGAAACTCAATCTTCTGGGCTGGAGCCCGGGCTTTACATCGTTGCGGGGCCGATCGGCAACCTTGGAGACCTTAGCCCGCGCGCAGCCGAAGTCCTGCGCCTTGCCGATGTAATCGCCGTGGAAGATACACGGGTGAGCGCACGCTTATTGCGGCATGCGGGATCAGACCGGCCGATGATCCCCTATCATGACCATAGCGCCGAAGGCGTGCGTGCGCGCCTGATCGAGCGCATGGCGGGCGAATCGGTCGCGCTGCTTTCCGACGCGGGCACGCCGCTCATTTCCGATCCGGGCTACAAGCTGGTTCGCGACGCCCGTGCCGCTGGACGGACCATCACGACGCTTCCCGGCCCCAGCGCGGTCATCGCCGCGCTCACCCTGTCGGGCCTCCCCACCGACCGTTTCCTTTTCATGGGGTTCCTGCCCGCCAAGCAGAAGGCGCGCGCGGACGCTCTGGGCGAAGTCGCCGCGCTGCGCGCCACGCTCATCTTCTACGAAAGCGGGCCGCGTCTTTCCGAAAGCCTTGCCGCCATGGCGGAGCATCTGGGTGACCGTGACGCCGCCGTATCGCGTGAAATCAGCAAGACGTTTGAGGAAACGCGGACCGGCACCCTCTCCGAGCTTTCCGCCCGCTATGCGGACGCTCCACCCAAAGGCGAGATCGTCGTCATCGTCGGCCCTCCGGGCGAAGCGCCGCCAGCCAGCGCAGAGGATGCCGACGCTGCCCTGCTGGAAGCGATGGAGCGGCTTCCGGTCTCCAAGGCGGCCGGGGAAGTGGCCAAGAAGCTGGGTCTCGACCGCCGCGCCCTTTACACACGTGCGATGGAACTGAAAGGGTGA
- the nadA gene encoding quinolinate synthase NadA produces MNAITGIPQGVDLRAEIDRLRKERNAVILGHYYQKPEIQDLSDFVGDSLELSRKAAETDAEVIAFCGVRFMAETAKILSPEKIVVLPDMDAGCSLEDSCPPAQFKAFREAHPDHIALSYINCSAEVKALSDIIVTSSSAETILSQIPKDQKIIFGPDKHLGGYLMRKFDRDMLLWPGVCIVHEAFSETELLKLKAEHPDAPVAAHPECPPYIVDHADYVGSTSGILQYAKTMTGDTLIVATEPHIIHQMQKAVPDKSFIGAPGADGNCNCNVCPYMALNTMEKLYLALRDLQPRIEMDENLRLGARKSLDRMLEMASGTVGKGDVGNR; encoded by the coding sequence ATGAACGCCATCACGGGAATCCCCCAGGGGGTTGATCTGCGCGCGGAAATCGACCGCCTGCGCAAGGAACGCAACGCCGTCATCCTCGGCCATTATTATCAAAAGCCCGAAATCCAGGACCTGTCCGACTTCGTTGGCGACAGTCTGGAGCTTTCGCGCAAGGCGGCGGAGACGGATGCGGAAGTCATCGCCTTTTGCGGCGTGCGCTTCATGGCTGAAACCGCCAAGATCCTGTCGCCTGAAAAGATCGTCGTCTTGCCGGACATGGATGCCGGCTGCTCGCTGGAGGACAGCTGCCCGCCCGCGCAGTTCAAGGCATTCCGGGAAGCGCATCCCGACCATATCGCCTTGAGCTACATCAACTGCTCGGCCGAAGTGAAAGCGCTGAGCGACATCATCGTCACATCATCGTCGGCGGAAACGATCCTGAGCCAGATCCCGAAGGACCAGAAGATCATCTTCGGCCCCGACAAGCATCTGGGCGGCTACCTCATGCGCAAGTTCGACCGCGACATGCTGTTGTGGCCTGGCGTGTGCATCGTCCATGAGGCGTTCAGCGAGACCGAACTGCTGAAGCTGAAGGCCGAGCATCCCGACGCGCCTGTCGCCGCTCACCCCGAGTGCCCGCCATATATCGTCGATCACGCGGACTATGTCGGATCGACCAGCGGCATCCTGCAATATGCCAAGACGATGACCGGCGACACGCTGATCGTCGCCACCGAACCGCATATCATCCACCAGATGCAGAAGGCGGTGCCCGACAAGAGCTTCATCGGCGCACCCGGCGCGGACGGGAATTGCAACTGCAATGTCTGTCCGTACATGGCGCTCAACACGATGGAGAAGCTCTATCTGGCGCTCCGCGATCTACAGCCGCGCATCGAGATGGATGAGAATCTGCGCCTTGGTGCCCGCAAGAGCCTGGACCGCATGTTGGAGATGGCCAGCGGCACGGTGGGCAAGGGCGACGTGGGGAATCGCTGA